The following proteins are encoded in a genomic region of Vibrio tasmaniensis:
- the mfd gene encoding transcription-repair coupling factor, producing MTKQSIFTLPKLKGAGDKKHIGNLVGSSLALAIAKLAEQHNSHTVLAVPDPQVALKLQSEIEQFTAHEVALFPDWETLPYDSFSPHQEIISDRIARLYALPTLKDGITIVPISTLLQRQSPRDFLLQHTLMVKTGDLYSLEKLRLQLEKSGYRYVDQVFGPGEYASRGSILDLFPMGSKDPYRIDFFDDEIDTIRTFDPENQRSIEDISEIRLLPAHEFPTSETASEDFRIRWRQQFDARREPESVYMQVSKGTWPAGIEYWQPLFFDHTETLFDYVADEAQLLILGDVETAVDSFLTDVAHRYEQRGVDPLRPLLKPEQLWLKKDELFAHFKQKPQVNLNLDSIEEKAGRTNLPVVSLPDLSVQHQNKEPLSKLRKFTEAFDGKVVFSVESEGRREALSELLRGIKVRPSEVENLDAAIKGKDKFTLILGSAEHGFIHEEQNIALVCESDLLGDRVVQRRKKDKKSVNSDTVIRHLAELKPGQPVVHIDHGIGRYIGLQTLEAGGMKTEYVTLEYQNDAKLYVPVASLNLIGRYSGGAEDSAPLHKLGGEAWQKARKRAAEKVRDVAAELLDVYAKRELKPGYKFVLDRGQYATFKSGFPFEETDDQAMAINAVMSDMCQAKAMDRLVCGDVGFGKTEVAMRAAFVCTDNSKQVAVLVPTTLLAQQHFENFRDRFANQPIRVEVLSRFKSAKEQKLIMQDVADGKVDILVGTHKLLSSDLKFKDLGLLVVDEEHRFGVRQKEKVKAMRADVDILTLTATPIPRTLNMAMSGMRDLSIIATPPARRLAIKTFVRENDDAIVREAVLREIMRGGQVYFLHNQVDTIEKTAESLQKLIPEARVTVAHGQMRERELERIMNDFYHQRFNLLVCTTIIETGIDVPTANTILMDRADNLGLAQLHQLRGRVGRSHHQAYAYLLTPPPKAMTKDAVKRLDAIASLEDLGAGFTLATHDLEIRGAGELLGDEQSGQIQSVGFTLYMEMLEQAVEALKEGREPSLDDLLREQTEIEMRLPALLPDDYIPDINTRLSTYKRIASVSDTDELAELKVELIDRFGLLPDATKNLLSVSELKLAAASIKAKKIEAHDKGGFLEFYPDADINPAYLVKLLQSQPQKFSMEGPTKFKFTIPLVDRRKRIQFVSDLLGEFRQNLLPSA from the coding sequence ATGACAAAACAATCCATTTTTACACTACCTAAGCTCAAAGGTGCCGGTGACAAAAAGCACATCGGTAACCTAGTCGGTTCGTCTCTCGCGCTTGCTATCGCTAAACTCGCAGAGCAGCATAACAGTCATACAGTATTGGCTGTACCGGATCCACAAGTTGCACTTAAGCTTCAATCTGAAATTGAGCAGTTTACGGCACATGAAGTCGCGTTGTTCCCAGACTGGGAAACACTGCCATACGATAGCTTCTCGCCACACCAAGAGATCATTTCAGATCGTATCGCGCGACTTTATGCGTTGCCAACGCTAAAAGATGGCATCACAATCGTCCCGATCAGCACATTATTGCAGCGCCAGTCACCGCGTGACTTTTTGCTTCAACACACGTTAATGGTGAAAACAGGCGATCTCTATTCACTAGAGAAATTACGTCTGCAGCTCGAAAAGTCGGGCTATCGCTATGTTGACCAAGTGTTTGGCCCGGGTGAATACGCAAGCCGTGGTTCAATTCTCGACCTGTTCCCAATGGGCAGTAAAGATCCGTATCGTATCGACTTCTTCGATGACGAAATCGACACCATCCGCACCTTCGATCCTGAAAACCAGCGCTCTATCGAAGATATCTCAGAGATTCGCCTGCTGCCTGCTCACGAATTCCCAACCTCGGAAACGGCGAGTGAAGATTTTCGTATTCGCTGGCGCCAACAGTTCGATGCGCGCCGTGAACCAGAATCTGTCTACATGCAAGTTTCTAAAGGCACATGGCCAGCTGGTATTGAGTATTGGCAACCGCTGTTCTTCGATCACACCGAAACCTTGTTTGATTATGTTGCCGATGAAGCGCAACTCCTGATTCTGGGTGATGTCGAGACTGCCGTAGATTCATTCCTAACAGATGTTGCTCATCGATACGAACAGCGCGGTGTTGACCCATTACGACCACTGCTGAAACCTGAACAACTGTGGCTGAAGAAAGACGAGCTGTTCGCGCACTTCAAGCAGAAGCCACAAGTCAATCTGAACTTAGATTCAATAGAGGAAAAAGCGGGACGTACCAACCTTCCGGTTGTGTCTCTGCCTGATCTCAGCGTTCAACATCAGAATAAAGAACCTTTGTCTAAACTAAGAAAGTTCACTGAAGCCTTCGACGGCAAAGTGGTCTTTTCGGTTGAGTCTGAAGGCCGCCGTGAAGCACTAAGTGAATTGCTTCGAGGCATCAAAGTTCGTCCAAGCGAAGTTGAAAACCTCGACGCGGCGATTAAAGGTAAAGATAAGTTCACCCTGATCCTAGGTTCGGCTGAGCATGGTTTTATCCACGAAGAACAAAACATCGCCCTTGTCTGTGAAAGCGACCTGTTAGGTGATCGCGTTGTACAACGTCGTAAGAAAGACAAGAAAAGCGTTAACAGCGACACTGTCATTCGTCACTTAGCCGAACTTAAACCGGGTCAACCTGTTGTTCACATAGACCACGGTATTGGTCGCTACATCGGCCTGCAAACTCTAGAAGCCGGTGGCATGAAAACCGAATACGTAACGCTTGAGTATCAAAATGATGCCAAACTCTACGTACCAGTTGCATCTCTGAACTTAATCGGCCGCTACTCTGGTGGCGCTGAAGATTCCGCACCGCTACACAAACTTGGCGGTGAAGCATGGCAAAAAGCTCGTAAACGCGCCGCAGAGAAAGTCCGTGACGTTGCAGCCGAACTGCTTGATGTTTACGCCAAACGTGAGCTCAAGCCGGGCTATAAATTTGTATTAGATCGTGGTCAGTACGCTACCTTCAAATCAGGCTTCCCGTTTGAAGAAACCGATGATCAAGCAATGGCAATTAATGCCGTTATGTCGGATATGTGCCAAGCAAAAGCCATGGATCGTTTGGTGTGTGGTGATGTTGGTTTTGGTAAAACCGAAGTCGCAATGCGCGCAGCATTCGTTTGTACCGATAACAGCAAACAAGTAGCCGTGTTAGTTCCAACCACCCTACTTGCTCAGCAACACTTTGAAAACTTCCGCGACCGTTTCGCGAACCAACCGATACGTGTCGAAGTGCTGTCGCGATTTAAGTCGGCTAAAGAACAGAAATTGATCATGCAAGATGTTGCCGACGGTAAAGTCGACATCTTAGTGGGTACTCACAAGTTACTTTCTAGTGACCTCAAGTTTAAAGATCTTGGCTTGTTGGTTGTCGATGAAGAACACCGCTTCGGTGTGCGCCAGAAAGAAAAAGTAAAAGCAATGCGTGCGGATGTCGATATCCTAACGCTCACCGCCACACCGATTCCGAGAACATTGAACATGGCGATGAGCGGCATGCGTGACTTATCAATCATCGCCACACCACCAGCACGACGCTTGGCGATAAAAACCTTCGTTCGAGAAAATGATGATGCCATCGTCAGAGAAGCAGTACTGCGTGAAATCATGCGTGGTGGTCAAGTTTACTTCCTGCACAACCAAGTCGACACGATTGAAAAGACGGCTGAGTCACTGCAAAAACTGATTCCAGAAGCGCGTGTCACCGTTGCCCATGGTCAGATGCGAGAGCGAGAGCTAGAACGCATCATGAATGACTTCTATCACCAGCGTTTTAACTTGCTAGTGTGTACAACCATCATAGAAACAGGTATCGACGTACCAACGGCAAATACCATATTAATGGACAGAGCCGATAACCTTGGTTTAGCGCAACTGCACCAATTGCGTGGGCGTGTGGGTCGATCTCACCACCAAGCTTATGCCTACTTGTTAACACCTCCCCCGAAAGCAATGACCAAAGATGCCGTCAAGCGATTAGACGCCATTGCTTCCCTTGAAGACTTAGGTGCAGGCTTTACGCTAGCAACCCATGACTTAGAGATTCGTGGTGCAGGTGAACTACTCGGTGATGAACAGAGTGGTCAAATCCAGTCGGTTGGCTTTACGCTTTACATGGAGATGCTTGAACAAGCGGTTGAAGCATTGAAAGAAGGTAGAGAGCCATCGCTTGATGACCTACTGCGTGAACAAACTGAAATTGAGATGCGCCTGCCAGCACTGTTGCCTGATGACTACATCCCAGACATCAATACACGTTTGTCTACCTATAAGCGTATTGCGAGTGTGAGTGACACCGACGAATTGGCCGAGTTGAAAGTCGAGTTAATTGATCGCTTCGGCCTTCTACCAGATGCTACCAAGAACTTGTTGTCAGTTTCAGAGCTAAAATTAGCCGCGGCTTCTATCAAAGCGAAGAAAATTGAGGCTCACGATAAGGGCGGATTCTTAGAATTCTACCCAGATGCTGACATAAACCCGGCCTACCTTGTTAAACTGTTGCAATCTCAACCGCAAAAGTTTTCAATGGAAGGACCAACAAAGTTCAAGTTTACGATACCATTGGTCGACAGACGGAAACGAATTCAATTTGTTAGTGATTTATTGGGCGAATTCAGACAGAACTTGCTGCCTTCAGCATAA
- a CDS encoding peptidoglycan binding protein CsiV — MKRLIPLLLLFVSLPSLAQRQFDIEVIIFKRAVDAEKVNESWPNTQPQISLERVGSFQDIQYRAKKGVQMLPYSEYKLTPQKDKLRKHAGFEVLMHTAWRQGDQGKSSAPVFHIQAGKDFSKQFNADGSEKGAVTASNPDGFQEETIDKPLYELDGKLQIYVQHYLYAETTLDLKAPSVREVTLQEQQIELDSPVSGAESNVQVGNLTEISPTVEVEEFLKSYRMDQKRRMRSTETHYLDHPLLGMVIQVRRVAQ; from the coding sequence ATGAAAAGACTGATCCCACTGCTACTATTGTTCGTCTCACTGCCAAGTTTGGCGCAGAGACAATTTGATATAGAAGTGATCATTTTTAAGCGCGCTGTTGATGCAGAGAAGGTGAACGAATCTTGGCCAAACACACAGCCTCAGATTTCACTTGAGCGCGTTGGTTCATTTCAAGATATCCAATACCGAGCAAAGAAAGGCGTACAAATGCTGCCTTACTCGGAATACAAGTTAACACCTCAGAAAGATAAGCTACGCAAACACGCAGGCTTTGAAGTTCTGATGCATACCGCTTGGCGTCAAGGTGACCAAGGTAAGAGCTCAGCACCAGTTTTCCACATTCAAGCAGGTAAAGATTTCTCTAAACAATTTAATGCCGACGGCTCTGAGAAAGGTGCAGTAACTGCATCAAATCCGGATGGTTTTCAAGAAGAGACTATCGATAAGCCGCTTTACGAGTTAGATGGCAAGCTGCAAATCTATGTTCAGCACTACCTATACGCTGAAACGACCTTGGACTTAAAAGCGCCAAGCGTTCGTGAAGTGACTCTTCAAGAGCAACAAATCGAGCTAGATTCACCCGTAAGTGGCGCCGAAAGCAACGTTCAAGTGGGCAACCTAACTGAGATTTCTCCGACCGTTGAAGTCGAAGAGTTCCTTAAGAGCTACCGCATGGACCAAAAACGTCGTATGCGCAGTACAGAAACTCACTATCTTGACCACCCACTTCTTGGAATGGTGATTCAAGTTCGACGCGTGGCGCAATAA
- a CDS encoding GNAT family N-acetyltransferase, translated as MSPDFQINTQHLNLKIIEASDAQEFAQLVKSSPSLLPWLDWCHDEFSTVEAEKFILATRLNWVKADAFGFGIFERKSEKLVGMVAINELYHTFNMASLGYWVGDPFQRKGIAKEAMLALFEFCFAMLKLTRLEIICDTENLPSQKLIEKCGAEREAIAKNRFIFNGKPKDGVVYSVLPPIS; from the coding sequence ATGAGCCCTGACTTTCAAATAAATACGCAACACCTCAACCTCAAAATCATTGAAGCCTCGGACGCTCAAGAATTTGCTCAACTGGTCAAATCTTCCCCGAGTTTATTGCCATGGCTCGACTGGTGCCACGACGAATTTTCTACCGTCGAGGCCGAGAAATTCATTCTGGCGACTCGCTTAAACTGGGTGAAAGCCGATGCGTTTGGCTTTGGTATTTTCGAACGAAAAAGCGAAAAGTTAGTCGGTATGGTGGCTATAAATGAGCTTTACCACACCTTTAATATGGCCAGTTTAGGTTATTGGGTGGGTGATCCATTTCAGAGAAAAGGGATTGCGAAAGAAGCCATGCTTGCCCTATTTGAATTTTGCTTCGCAATGCTCAAGTTGACGCGTTTGGAGATTATCTGTGATACAGAGAATCTACCCAGCCAAAAGCTGATCGAGAAGTGTGGCGCTGAACGTGAAGCCATTGCTAAGAATCGCTTTATCTTTAACGGTAAACCGAAAGATGGCGTGGTTTATTCTGTGCTACCTCCAATATCTTAA
- a CDS encoding NAD(P)/FAD-dependent oxidoreductase, which produces MTKIIVVGGGAGGLELATKLGRTLGRKKRAQITLVDRKASHLWKPLLHEVATGSLDEGVDALSYRAHAKNHCFDFQMGSLNDIDRERKVIALSELTDEHGELLMPSRELEYDILVMALGSTSNDFNTLGVRDNCIFLDSPEQAHRFRTEMNNQFLKLHAKNGQGTVDIAIVGAGATGVELSAELHNAVKELRTYGFGDLDSSKLNVNLVEAGERILPALPPRISSAAHSELTKLGVNVRTTTMVTQADADGLTTKDGEKIPAQIMVWAAGIKAPDFMKDIGGLETNRINQLVVKNTLQTTLDDNIFAIGDLAQCTQADGSFVPPRAQAAHQMASCAFSNIIAKLNGRDLKDYIYKDKGSLVSLSRFSTVGSLMGNLTKGSMMVEGRIARMVYISLYRMHQMALHGLIKTSLMMLVGRINRVLRPNLKLH; this is translated from the coding sequence TAGGCCGCACTTTAGGTCGTAAGAAACGTGCCCAGATTACTCTGGTAGACCGTAAAGCAAGCCACCTATGGAAACCATTACTTCATGAAGTAGCCACTGGCTCACTGGATGAAGGTGTTGATGCGCTAAGCTACCGCGCACACGCAAAAAACCATTGCTTTGATTTCCAAATGGGCAGCCTGAACGATATCGATCGTGAACGTAAAGTGATTGCGTTGAGCGAGTTGACTGATGAGCACGGTGAGTTGCTGATGCCAAGCCGTGAACTTGAATACGACATTCTTGTAATGGCGTTAGGTTCAACGTCAAACGACTTCAATACTCTAGGCGTTCGTGACAACTGTATTTTCCTAGATAGCCCAGAGCAAGCACACCGTTTCCGTACAGAAATGAACAATCAGTTCTTAAAGCTTCATGCTAAGAACGGCCAAGGTACCGTAGACATTGCTATTGTTGGCGCTGGCGCGACCGGTGTTGAGCTTTCTGCAGAACTGCACAACGCGGTTAAAGAGCTTCGTACTTACGGCTTTGGTGATCTAGATTCAAGTAAGCTGAACGTTAACCTTGTTGAAGCGGGTGAGCGTATTCTTCCAGCTCTACCTCCTCGTATTTCTAGCGCGGCACATTCTGAGCTAACAAAGCTTGGCGTAAACGTGCGTACAACGACAATGGTTACACAAGCTGATGCTGACGGTCTAACGACCAAAGATGGTGAGAAGATCCCAGCACAGATCATGGTATGGGCTGCGGGTATCAAAGCACCAGATTTCATGAAAGATATCGGTGGTCTTGAGACGAACCGTATCAACCAGTTGGTGGTCAAAAATACGCTGCAAACTACGCTTGATGACAACATCTTTGCTATCGGTGATTTGGCGCAATGTACACAAGCGGATGGTTCGTTTGTTCCACCGCGTGCACAAGCGGCTCACCAAATGGCAAGCTGCGCATTTAGCAACATCATTGCTAAGCTGAACGGTCGTGACCTGAAAGACTACATCTACAAAGACAAAGGCTCACTGGTTTCACTCAGCCGTTTCTCTACGGTAGGTAGCTTGATGGGTAACCTGACTAAAGGTTCGATGATGGTTGAGGGGCGTATTGCTCGTATGGTTTACATCTCTTTGTACCGAATGCACCAGATGGCACTGCACGGCTTAATCAAAACATCACTGATGATGTTGGTTGGTCGTATTAACCGTGTCCTTCGTCCAAACCTAAAGCTTCACTAA